The following is a genomic window from Butyricimonas faecihominis.
TGATTGTTTGAATAAAAAGTGCGTAATTTGCATCCTGTTTGGAAAGCGTTTATAAAAATATTGAGAGATGTCAAGAATTTGTCAAATAACTGGAAAGAAAGCGATGGTTGGTAACCATGTTTCTCACTCCAAAAGAAGAGTGAAGAGAACATTCGAGATCAACCTGTTTAAGAGGAATTTTTATTGGCCAGAAGAAGATAGATGGATCCGTTTGAATGTATCTGCAGCCGGATTGCGCCTGATCAACAAGAAAGGTATTAGTGCTTGTTTGAAAGAAGCTACTGCCAATGGTTTAATTAAGAACGTATAAAGTAAGAAGAGATGGCAAAGAAGAGCAAAGGAAACAGAATACAGGTGATTTTGGAGTGTACGGAACACAAAGAATCCGGAATGCCGGGTACGTCTCGTTATATCACTACCAAAAACAGAAAGAACACCCCCGAGAGAATGGAGTTGCGTAAATACAACCCGATTCTGAGAAGAGTAACTTTACACAGAGAAATAAAATAATTAAGCTATGGCAAAGAAAGTTGTTGCAACACTTAAAACAGCAGATGGTAGGGGATTTGCAAAAATCATCAAAATGGTGAAATCTCCGAAAACCGGTGCCTATACTTTTAAGGAACAAATGGTTCCTAACGATCAGGTGAAAGAAGCCGTGAAAAAATAAGATTTTAAAATCTTCATATAAGAAAGAGCGTCGTGAGGCGCTCTTTTTTTTGTGTGTTTCGGGAAGTTTGTTCTGAAGGAGGTTGATTTAAAAGTTATTTTTTAACTCCTCCGTCAGCAATGCTGCCACCTCCTCTATAAACAGAGGAGGAGCTGGTGACTCTTTCCGAAGACAGGAAGTATTCCAGCTCTCCCTCTGTTTATAGAGGGAGTACCCCGAAGGGGGGAGGGAGTTTGAAAAATGACGTTTGACACGCTTTCTTGGAGTTACTTACACCGGATTTCATCAGGACAAAAAAAATCATGATTTTTTTACTCGAAAGTGTAACCTATCTCAACAATTCCCGTTATACTCTATGTATTCACAATCAAGGAATGCTTCTTGATGGTTGAAAACTGAAGAGTTAGTTTGAATAATTGAAAAATAAAATTTCTCGATTTTTTTCGAGAAAAAACGAAACCTTTCTTTAGCGGTAACGTTAAAGAAGTAGAATAGATGATGAACTTATGATTTATTTTTAGCTGTTATTAGATTGAATCATCTAGCATAAAGAGAGGGGATAGCTTTGACTGGGGTTTAAGCTGATTTTCTGATAGAGTTCTTAAAAGTACTGGAATATATCCTACGGGACACCACGCACACACACCACACACACAGACGCACGCACACACATACATACAACATCTTTTCGTCAGTCCCAATGTATTCCATTTAAGACGCTACAGGAAATCCCTCCTTTTTTTTATTTTTGATTTCCGATTTTAAATTCCTACCACACATTACTCCATGAATTTTAGATTTACTGATTTTAGATTTTTACGGTATCAAGTTTATACTTTTTATTCGCAAATTGTAAATCATAAATCATAAATTTTTCTTCCATTCGAAATAGTTTCCCTATCTTTGTAAGTTGATTTTTAAGGAATAGGAATTCATGGAGTACAGAGAAGAAGAAGATAACAATATAGCCATATTTGGTGCCAGAGAGCATAATCTGAAAAATATAGACCTGACGATTCCACGGGATAAGTTGACGGTGATTACCGGGTTAAGCGGGAGTGGAAAATCATCCTTGGCTTTTGATACGATATATGCCGAGGGGCAGCGTCGGTATCTGGAAACTTTTTCCGCATACGCCCGTCGTTTTCTGGGAGGCATGGAACGTCCGGATGTGGATAAAATTACGGGGTTAAGTCCCGTGATTTCAATTGAACAGAAAACCACGAATAAAAATCCACGTTCTACGGTAGGAACGACCACCGAGATCTATGACTTTTTGCGTTTGCTTTATGCCCGTGCGGGTGTTGCTTACTCATACGCCACGGGTAGTAAGATGGTAAAGTACACGGATGAACAGATATTGGAATTGTTGCAGCGTGATTTTGCTGGGCGGCGTGTATTGTTGTTGGCTCCCGTGGTAAAAGGACGTAAAGGACACTACCGGGAGTTATTCGAGAATTTACGGAAGAATGGTTTTATTTCGGCACGGGTAGATGGAGAGTTGCGGGAGATAACGATCGGAATGAGTGTTGATCGTTATAAGATGCACGATATCGAAATCGTGGTGGATAAGATTGTCATGGATCAGGCTGATCTGAAACGCTTGAAAAATTCCGTGGGTACTGCCATGAAACACGGTAAGGGCGTGATGATGGTAAAAGATTACGAATCTGACGAGATTAAATATTATAGCCGCCATTTGATGTGTCCGGATACTGGGCTTTCCTATAAAGATCCGGCCCCGCATACCTTTTCTTTCAATTCTCCTCACGGGGCTTGTAAGAAATGTAAGGGATTGGGATTTGTCAACGAGGTGGCGATGGAAAAGATAATCCCGGATAATTCATTATCCATTCATGCTGGGGGAATCTTGCCCTTGGGAAAATATAAAGCATCTCTTATTTTCTACCAGATCGAAACGATTCTGAGAAAACATGGTGCCGATATAAAACAACCGATCCGGGATTTACCCGAAGAGGCTTTGACGGATATATTGTACGGTTATCCGGGACAATTCCGTTTGGAGAATGCGGAGATCGGGGTATCATCCAATTTCCTCACGACGTACGAGGGAATATTGAAGTATGTCACCATGCAGGAGGAAAATTCGACTTCCAAGAAAGCGAATAAATGGGCGGAACAGTTTATTTCCGTAACAACCTGTGACGTGTGTAACGGTCAACGGTTGAACCAAGAGGCTCTGCATTTCTATATTAACGGGAAGAATATTTCCGAATTAGCGAATATGGAGTTATCTGATTTGTACGAGTGGATCGGTAACGTGGAGGAACATCTGGAGGATAAACAGAAACAGATTGCTGGGGAGATTTTGAAAGAGATCCGAACTCGCTTGAAGTTTATGCTTGATGTTGGCTTGGAGTATCTGTCCTTGAATCGTCAATCCATGACGTTATCGGGGGGGGAGTCTCAGCGTATTCGTTTGGCGACTCAGATCGGTTCACAGTTGGTAAACGTGCTTTATATATTGGATGAACCGAGTATTGGGTTGCACCAGAAGGATAACCGGAAGTTGATTCATTCTTTACAGGAATTGCGGGATAACGGTAACTCGGTGATCGTGGTGGAACATGATAAGGAGATGATGGAGAATGCCGATTATATCGTGGACTTGGGACCTAAGGCGGGAAGAAAAGGAGGGGAGATCACGGCTATCGGGGGGTATTCCGATATTCTGGAAAGTGATAGTCTGACAGCACAATACCTGAAAGGGGAGAAGGTAATCGCTATCCCGGCGGAACGTCGAGTGGGGAATGGAAAGAAGATTTCCCTGAAAGGATGTACCGGAAATAATCTTAAAAATGTGAGTGTCGATTTTCCTCTGGGGAAATTGATTTGCGTGACCGGGGTGAGTGGAAGTGGAAAATCTTCTTTGGTTAATGGAACTTTGCATCCGATATTGAGTGCTTATTTTTATAATGCTTTGGCTGCACCGTTACCTTATAAATCGATAGAAGGGATGACTGAAATCGATAAGGTCGTGGTGGTGGATCAAAGCCCGTTAGGTAAAAGCCCCCGTTCCAATCCGGCTACTTACACGGGATTGTTTACCGATATTCGGAAGATATTTGAAAAGTTACCGGAATCACAGATCCGGGGCTACACGGCCGGACGTTTTTCCTTTAACGTGAGCGGAGGACGTTGTGAGGTTTGTAAAGGTGCGGGAGTGAAGACCATCGAGATGAATTTCCTTCCGGATGTTTACGTGCATTGTGAAGCTTGTGATGGTAAACGTTACAACAAAGAGACCTTGGAGGTTCGCTATAAAGGAAAGTCCATCGGTGACGTGTTGAACCTAACGATCAATCAGGCGGTAGAGTTCTTTGAGAATCTGCCTCACCTGCAATCCAAATTGAAGATGTTACAGGATGTCGGGTTGGGGTATATCAAGATCGGACAACCTTGTACTACGTTAAGCGGGGGAGAATCCCAGCGCATTAAATTGGCTACCGAACTTTCGAAGAAAGACACCGGGAGTACGCTATATATACTGGATGAGCCTACAACCGGACTTCATTTCGAGGATATAAATATATTGTTGGGAGTGCTACAAAAGCTGGTTGATAAAGGGAATACCGTGATTGTCATCGAGCATAACCTAGACGTGATTAAAGTGGCCGATTATCTTATTGATATGGGACCCGGTGGTGGTAAAATGGGGGGAACTGTCGTTTGCACCGGAACCCCGGAAGAAGTTGCTTTAAACAAAAAATCCGTAACGGCTCCTTTCTTGCGAGAAGAGTTGGGGGGGAGAAAATGAGTTTATAAGGTTCATAAGGTCTATGGACCTCTGCAGGGTGATTTGGCTACGGCAACTCTCGTTGCCGTTAGTTATTTTCGAAAGATTCTCGTAGTCACTTTAAATGACTGTAGATAGGTTTGCGTATCAAAATATTTTACGTTTTTATTCGAGATTCGTGAACATTCTTTGATTTGTCAGTGATTTCTGTAATTTTGTAAATCTATTATAACGTTTATTGATATATGAATAAAACGATCTGGCGATATGAAGAATTTACTACAGGATAATTTAGAGGGGGATGTTACTTTTAAGAAGATTTTTGTGACTTATTATGCCAGGATTGTTTATTTTGCGTTCCAAATTATGGGAGATCGGGAAGGGGCCGAGGATATTGCTCAAGATACTTTCGTGAATTTCTGGAATCAGAAAGAGAATGTGAGTCAACACGAAATCGCTATAAAGAATTACTTGTATCTGACGGCTAAAAATCTTTGCCTTAATCAAATCAGGCACAATAATATTGTCAAGGAGTATCAGGCTAAAAATCAATTCCCGGTATTTGATGATACGGATATAGTGAATGCTATTGTTTCATCTGAAATTTCTTCCCGAATATACCAGGCCATAGAAACTTTACCCGGTCAATGTCGTGAAGTTACTCGTATGGCCTACGTTCATGGATTGAAAAATCAAGAGATTGCGGATAATTTACAAATTTCTATTAATAGCGTAAGAGCTCATAAACAACGTGCTATTCAGTTACTTCGGGATAAGTTGGATAAAAAAGATTTGTTGTTAATGATAATTTTTGAAAAAAAGTTGAATTTTCTTTAGTCGTTTTTTCTTTTCATGTGTCTTTATTATAAAACAATAGAGATTTCATGGACAAGAAAACGTATCACATTATACAATTGCTTTTTAAGTATTATCGAGAAACGTTAAGCGTTTCTGAGAAGGTTGAGTTAGAGGCTTGGCTGGCAGAAGACAAACGTAATCGGGAATTGTTGAAAAGTTACGAGCATTTTTCTCGGTTTGTTCAAGAT
Proteins encoded in this region:
- the rpmB gene encoding 50S ribosomal protein L28 — translated: MSRICQITGKKAMVGNHVSHSKRRVKRTFEINLFKRNFYWPEEDRWIRLNVSAAGLRLINKKGISACLKEATANGLIKNV
- the rpmG gene encoding 50S ribosomal protein L33; amino-acid sequence: MAKKSKGNRIQVILECTEHKESGMPGTSRYITTKNRKNTPERMELRKYNPILRRVTLHREIK
- a CDS encoding DUF4295 domain-containing protein, whose protein sequence is MAKKVVATLKTADGRGFAKIIKMVKSPKTGAYTFKEQMVPNDQVKEAVKK
- the uvrA gene encoding excinuclease ABC subunit UvrA, with amino-acid sequence MEYREEEDNNIAIFGAREHNLKNIDLTIPRDKLTVITGLSGSGKSSLAFDTIYAEGQRRYLETFSAYARRFLGGMERPDVDKITGLSPVISIEQKTTNKNPRSTVGTTTEIYDFLRLLYARAGVAYSYATGSKMVKYTDEQILELLQRDFAGRRVLLLAPVVKGRKGHYRELFENLRKNGFISARVDGELREITIGMSVDRYKMHDIEIVVDKIVMDQADLKRLKNSVGTAMKHGKGVMMVKDYESDEIKYYSRHLMCPDTGLSYKDPAPHTFSFNSPHGACKKCKGLGFVNEVAMEKIIPDNSLSIHAGGILPLGKYKASLIFYQIETILRKHGADIKQPIRDLPEEALTDILYGYPGQFRLENAEIGVSSNFLTTYEGILKYVTMQEENSTSKKANKWAEQFISVTTCDVCNGQRLNQEALHFYINGKNISELANMELSDLYEWIGNVEEHLEDKQKQIAGEILKEIRTRLKFMLDVGLEYLSLNRQSMTLSGGESQRIRLATQIGSQLVNVLYILDEPSIGLHQKDNRKLIHSLQELRDNGNSVIVVEHDKEMMENADYIVDLGPKAGRKGGEITAIGGYSDILESDSLTAQYLKGEKVIAIPAERRVGNGKKISLKGCTGNNLKNVSVDFPLGKLICVTGVSGSGKSSLVNGTLHPILSAYFYNALAAPLPYKSIEGMTEIDKVVVVDQSPLGKSPRSNPATYTGLFTDIRKIFEKLPESQIRGYTAGRFSFNVSGGRCEVCKGAGVKTIEMNFLPDVYVHCEACDGKRYNKETLEVRYKGKSIGDVLNLTINQAVEFFENLPHLQSKLKMLQDVGLGYIKIGQPCTTLSGGESQRIKLATELSKKDTGSTLYILDEPTTGLHFEDINILLGVLQKLVDKGNTVIVIEHNLDVIKVADYLIDMGPGGGKMGGTVVCTGTPEEVALNKKSVTAPFLREELGGRK
- a CDS encoding RNA polymerase sigma-70 factor, translating into MKNLLQDNLEGDVTFKKIFVTYYARIVYFAFQIMGDREGAEDIAQDTFVNFWNQKENVSQHEIAIKNYLYLTAKNLCLNQIRHNNIVKEYQAKNQFPVFDDTDIVNAIVSSEISSRIYQAIETLPGQCREVTRMAYVHGLKNQEIADNLQISINSVRAHKQRAIQLLRDKLDKKDLLLMIIFEKKLNFL